Proteins co-encoded in one Papaver somniferum cultivar HN1 chromosome 5, ASM357369v1, whole genome shotgun sequence genomic window:
- the LOC113279385 gene encoding uncharacterized protein LOC113279385, which translates to MMQDPIGIPTCFSYGDRFTDDPAAVTRSGQSVFMSIYQTKVAGQCRLITITWCKNMLLHGLSISADGQDGENHYSCKVEVKPWYFWRKQGSKGFQVDGEAVDIFWDLKTAKFNGETEPQSDFYVAIACQDEVVLLLGDQKKDAYRKTGCRPALIEPILVSRKEHIFGKKKFTTRAKFLDKGKSHEISVECNNNSCSSNFGGFDPEMEIRIDGNLALHVKHLHWKFRGNESIFVSKVRVEIYWDVHDWLFSPGLRHALFVFKPISSLSMSQSSILSSSTSSSSSTPSVSSMTSTPLSSYHQTEGYNGNGSSLGYTLFLYAWKIE; encoded by the coding sequence ATGATGCAAGACCCGATTGGAATTCCTACTTGTTTTTCATATGGTGATAGATTCACGGATGACCCCGCTGCGGTAACGAGGTCAGGTCAGAGTGTTTTCATGTCTATATACCAAACAAAAGTCGCAGGTCAGTGTCGTCTGATAACCATTACATGGTGTAAGAATATGTTGCTTCACGGTCTGTCGATCTCTGCGGATGGGCAAGACGGCGAAAATCATTACAGCTGCAAAGTTGAGGTAAAACCGTGGTATTTCTGGAGGAAACAAGGGTCTAAAGGATTTCAAGTAGACGGTGAAGCAGTAGATATATTTTGGGACCTTAAAACAGCAAAGTTCAATGGGGAAACTGAACCACAGTCAGATTTTTATGTTGCCATTGCTTGTCAAGATGAAGTTGTGTTGCTTCTAGGTGATCAAAAGAAAGATGCATACAGAAAAACCGGTTGCCGGCCGGCACTTATCGAACCGATATTAGTTTCGAGGAAAGAGCACATATTTGGTAAGAAAAAATTCACAACGAGAGCTAAATTTCTTGACAAAGGCAAGTCTCACGAAATCTCTGTTGAGTGCAATAACAACAGTTGCAGTAGCAATTTTGGTGGGTTTGATCCAGAAATGGAGATAAGAATAGATGGGAATCTAGCTCTTCATGTTAAACATCTTCATTGGAAATTTAGAGGTAATGAATCAATCTTTGTTAGTAAAGTAAGAGTAGAAATATATTGGGATGTTCATGACTGGTTATTCAGTCCTGGTTTAAGACATGCATTATTTGTATTCAAACCAATTTCATCATTGTCAATGTCTCAGTCATCGATATTATCTAGTTCAACatcctcatcatcttcaacaccatcagtatcatcaatGACATCAACGCCATTGTCTTCATATCATCAAACAGAAGGTTATAATGGTAATGGGTCATCGCTCGGGTACACCTTATTTCTATATGCTTGGAAAATTGAATGA